In Collibacillus ludicampi, one genomic interval encodes:
- a CDS encoding SOS response-associated peptidase: protein MCGRFTLTVPVESLIERFQVDQVPFDYQPRYNIAPGQLITAVVAHERKKRIGQLKWGLIPSWAKDEKIGYKMINAKAETVQEKPAFRNAFKKRRCIIPADGFYEWKRNEDGSKQPMRIMLKDKSIFGMAGLYETWIAPDGQKVHSCTIITTKPNGLMEQIHDRMPVILRREDEGIWLDREKADLELLQSLLEPYPEEEMFAYPVQPMVGNVKNDVPECIKSL from the coding sequence ATGTGCGGACGATTCACGCTTACGGTTCCGGTTGAATCCTTGATCGAAAGATTTCAGGTGGACCAGGTGCCGTTTGATTACCAACCGAGATATAACATTGCGCCAGGACAACTCATTACAGCGGTGGTTGCCCATGAGAGGAAAAAACGCATCGGTCAACTGAAATGGGGCCTGATTCCTTCGTGGGCCAAGGATGAGAAGATCGGGTATAAAATGATCAATGCAAAAGCCGAAACAGTTCAAGAAAAGCCGGCGTTCCGGAATGCTTTTAAAAAACGGCGTTGCATCATACCGGCAGACGGTTTTTATGAGTGGAAACGGAATGAAGACGGAAGCAAACAGCCGATGAGGATTATGTTGAAGGACAAGAGTATTTTCGGTATGGCTGGCTTGTATGAAACGTGGATCGCTCCGGACGGGCAAAAGGTGCATTCCTGCACAATTATCACGACGAAGCCCAACGGCTTAATGGAACAAATACATGACCGTATGCCAGTGATTTTACGAAGAGAAGATGAAGGGATTTGGCTTGATCGGGAAAAGGCAGATCTTGAACTATTGCAATCGCTCCTGGAACCGTATCCCGAAGAAGAGATGTTTGCGTATCCGGTTCAACCTATGGTCGGGAACGTGAAGAATGATGTTCCGGAATGTATCAAGAGTTTGTAG
- a CDS encoding helix-turn-helix domain-containing protein encodes MFSRNDPGKRLRMLMSEKDLNVNELADATGLAPETISRLRTGKSRKPQIETARRIAKVLGVKVNHIWHDL; translated from the coding sequence ATGTTTTCTAGGAATGATCCTGGTAAACGTCTTAGGATGCTGATGTCTGAAAAGGATTTAAATGTAAATGAATTAGCGGATGCAACAGGATTGGCTCCTGAAACAATTTCTCGTCTTAGAACGGGAAAAAGTCGTAAGCCACAAATAGAAACTGCACGTCGAATTGCTAAAGTATTAGGGGTAAAAGTAAATCATATATGGCACGATCTTTGA
- a CDS encoding P-loop NTPase fold protein has product MDKVTAAIKEYVQRESTDYAIMIDGEWGIGKTTYYLSQIAKWLDDKKDYTSIYISLYGLSSLDQVSKKILAGRWVPSLFNKFAKTKSGQFSTELGSALVSTALLNLPPEWKIVKIPKLNIDLSKLLLFDDKTVICFDDLERSKINVEELFGYVNGFVERDGLKVIFIANEKDILAKHENKVRYLEIKEKVIRFTLKFQSHTETIMPELINETIKNDQDLQNFLLINSDRISSYCRSVGALNMRMIKHALEMFGSIWAHVHDKASVSEELKFRLFFFTISIVNEHMSGKLDVSKFQEYDNQQFKLLYNMLKDQRNEENTHPIIMYVDKYFGYEGFSFSRAIIGYVCDGYLDAELLNDEIRTLLGTKAYTSIEDRLMYAPLSELSDREFETAITQILNKVTQGKYSVHFYSQLFPTMAYFTRLGLINTDLSNLKNMFLDGASRAYEHSKYLRSELVEIRNTLNAEGLSQEEKRAYLELKEFVNTLNLKLREKFLKQLATSMEQMMVNNFEAFCRKISDYEDEIMNYPVLNRIDTESIFKQLMVCTNHQLYLFQQAIATRYKHLDSMKELMEEKEALEKLRSKIRNVTNSVSQIKLSTFYLNQIASEIDIVLTRDKSFSP; this is encoded by the coding sequence GTGGATAAAGTGACAGCAGCAATTAAGGAATACGTTCAACGTGAAAGTACTGACTACGCCATTATGATAGACGGAGAATGGGGAATTGGAAAGACAACTTATTATCTAAGCCAAATTGCTAAATGGTTAGATGATAAGAAAGATTACACGTCTATATATATATCGTTATACGGTCTTTCTTCCCTGGACCAGGTTTCGAAGAAAATTCTGGCGGGGAGATGGGTCCCCTCGTTATTTAACAAGTTCGCCAAAACAAAGTCTGGGCAGTTTTCGACTGAACTGGGCTCTGCATTGGTTTCGACAGCCCTGTTAAATTTACCTCCAGAGTGGAAAATCGTTAAGATTCCAAAATTGAATATAGACCTTAGTAAACTCTTGCTTTTCGACGACAAGACAGTTATCTGTTTTGATGACTTAGAACGAAGCAAAATCAATGTTGAGGAACTATTTGGTTACGTCAATGGCTTTGTAGAACGGGACGGTTTAAAGGTCATATTTATAGCCAATGAAAAGGACATTCTAGCAAAACATGAAAACAAGGTGCGATATTTGGAGATTAAGGAGAAGGTAATACGTTTTACACTCAAATTCCAGTCGCATACGGAGACAATAATGCCAGAATTGATCAATGAGACGATCAAGAACGATCAGGATCTTCAAAATTTTTTATTGATTAATTCAGATCGTATAAGTAGTTATTGTAGAAGTGTCGGTGCTCTAAACATGCGAATGATTAAGCATGCACTCGAAATGTTTGGTTCAATCTGGGCCCATGTACACGATAAAGCTTCTGTCTCTGAAGAACTCAAATTTCGTTTGTTTTTCTTTACTATTTCCATAGTGAATGAGCACATGTCCGGCAAACTAGACGTTTCAAAATTTCAAGAGTACGATAACCAACAGTTCAAGCTCCTATATAATATGTTGAAGGATCAGCGAAATGAAGAAAATACGCATCCGATAATAATGTACGTTGATAAATACTTCGGCTATGAAGGATTTTCTTTTAGTCGTGCTATTATAGGTTATGTTTGTGACGGATATTTAGATGCCGAACTACTTAATGATGAAATTCGAACACTACTTGGTACAAAAGCTTATACCAGCATTGAAGATAGATTAATGTACGCACCATTATCGGAACTATCTGACAGAGAATTTGAAACGGCTATCACTCAAATATTAAATAAGGTGACTCAAGGGAAATATTCAGTTCATTTTTACTCACAGCTATTTCCTACAATGGCGTATTTCACACGTCTCGGGCTCATAAACACAGATTTGTCCAATCTTAAGAATATGTTTCTAGACGGAGCAAGTAGGGCATACGAGCACTCTAAGTACCTTAGATCAGAGTTGGTCGAGATTCGTAACACTCTAAATGCCGAAGGTCTCTCGCAAGAAGAAAAAAGGGCATATTTAGAACTTAAAGAGTTTGTCAATACACTGAATCTGAAGTTACGGGAAAAATTTCTAAAGCAACTAGCGACATCAATGGAACAAATGATGGTCAATAATTTCGAAGCATTTTGTCGTAAGATCTCGGACTATGAAGACGAGATAATGAACTACCCTGTTTTGAATCGTATTGATACGGAGTCGATTTTCAAACAACTCATGGTTTGTACAAATCATCAACTTTACCTGTTCCAACAAGCTATTGCTACCCGCTATAAGCATTTAGATTCTATGAAGGAACTCATGGAAGAAAAAGAAGCCCTTGAAAAATTACGCTCAAAAATACGTAACGTAACCAACAGTGTATCTCAAATTAAACTAAGCACATTTTATCTCAACCAAATTGCAAGCGAAATTGATATTGTTCTGACAAGAGACAAGTCTTTTAGCCCTTAA
- a CDS encoding type IV secretory system conjugative DNA transfer family protein: MKGENRMDPLTISLLSPLVSAAKPLIGSGAIGYTLYRLFQNQTPYDHLKQYVRHVHIMGINGSGKTTKALEIARSILSDVRRPGLLWIDTHGESSWDLVKLVPENRWQDVIWFDPQADRVVGFNPLQMPSGADAEAVQSLITGDLVDLLSDLYGAKGWGENIEEYIMNATLALLEYSQQTQTPVTLLDVPRFMLDSQFYRTVMDHIDNVVVRDMWEDFFKNRTENAAQKELDRAKRKLRKPLASSFVLETLCQPEGGLIPEKAIEEGKIVIARLTRNPLGSVNQRLLAGMLTSRFIQAGLSRKPERQGGENNKFFYLFLDEFQSYMKALGDSVEEGLAQLRKYRVGIFLIHQGLFQLEGKPFLRAAVDQTATKFLFTVDTKDGGTIEKYLGVTPEQKKNKQGYTAARMTGFPQLRTLHVWSTPQGRHMKEQTVEYPKPIRTDEEARQLVEWSITQYGEERWKVKEYLRTVFQKDLKTNYDGVIIDVDVKEGKGESQIETERERPADTWITGPFPLHGDLTDS, translated from the coding sequence ATGAAAGGGGAGAACAGAATGGACCCGCTTACGATCAGTTTACTAAGCCCCCTTGTATCCGCAGCCAAGCCTTTGATCGGTTCAGGAGCCATCGGGTACACACTGTATCGACTGTTTCAGAATCAAACGCCCTACGATCATTTGAAACAGTATGTAAGGCACGTTCATATCATGGGCATCAATGGTTCCGGAAAGACCACGAAAGCCCTTGAGATTGCCCGATCGATTTTGAGCGATGTGCGCCGGCCAGGACTCCTCTGGATAGACACACACGGCGAATCTTCCTGGGACCTGGTCAAACTGGTTCCGGAAAATCGGTGGCAGGACGTGATCTGGTTCGATCCCCAAGCGGATCGCGTCGTAGGATTTAATCCTCTCCAAATGCCAAGCGGTGCTGATGCCGAAGCTGTTCAATCCCTCATCACTGGTGATCTCGTCGATCTCTTATCAGACCTCTACGGAGCCAAGGGATGGGGAGAGAATATCGAAGAATATATCATGAACGCCACCCTAGCGCTTTTGGAATACAGCCAACAAACACAGACCCCCGTCACTCTCTTAGACGTTCCACGCTTCATGCTTGATTCACAGTTCTATCGGACCGTTATGGATCACATCGACAATGTTGTCGTCCGTGACATGTGGGAGGACTTCTTCAAAAACCGCACCGAAAACGCAGCACAAAAAGAATTAGACCGCGCCAAACGGAAGCTGAGAAAGCCCTTGGCATCTTCATTTGTCCTAGAAACTCTTTGCCAACCCGAAGGAGGATTAATCCCCGAAAAAGCTATCGAGGAGGGGAAGATTGTAATTGCCCGTTTGACCCGGAATCCACTGGGTTCCGTCAATCAACGCCTCTTAGCCGGTATGCTAACGAGCCGCTTTATTCAGGCAGGGTTGAGCCGTAAACCTGAAAGACAAGGGGGAGAGAATAACAAGTTTTTTTATCTGTTTCTCGATGAGTTTCAGTCCTATATGAAAGCGCTAGGGGATTCGGTAGAGGAAGGTCTTGCCCAGCTCCGCAAGTACCGCGTCGGGATCTTTTTGATTCACCAGGGGCTATTCCAGTTAGAAGGCAAACCTTTTCTTCGCGCCGCTGTCGATCAAACGGCCACGAAATTCCTCTTTACCGTCGATACAAAGGACGGCGGAACCATCGAGAAATACCTGGGGGTGACCCCCGAACAAAAGAAAAACAAGCAAGGATATACGGCAGCACGGATGACCGGATTCCCGCAATTACGAACCTTGCATGTATGGTCAACCCCTCAAGGTCGCCATATGAAAGAGCAAACCGTTGAGTACCCAAAGCCGATCCGAACAGATGAAGAGGCCCGTCAACTCGTCGAATGGTCGATCACACAGTACGGGGAAGAACGGTGGAAAGTCAAAGAGTATCTACGAACGGTCTTTCAAAAGGATCTCAAAACCAATTACGATGGTGTGATCATCGATGTGGATGTAAAAGAAGGGAAGGGGGAGTCCCAAATTGAGACTGAACGAGAGAGACCTGCTGATACTTGGATCACTGGCCCATTTCCGCTACATGGAGACCTCACAGATTCATGA